The following proteins come from a genomic window of Syntrophales bacterium:
- a CDS encoding sugar porter family MFS transporter: MAVNTKAKTKVFWICVTASLGGLLFGLDQGFINGSLGFIQKTFNWTTAQGESFASIILIGAIIGAFLSGFISKAIGRKNTLLLAALFFSIFTVWGSNTHSETVLYFTRVCLGLAVGCASFVVPLYLSEIAPAKLRGGYISLYQFSITIGIFAIYVSNTLIGKTSTSDDPWRLMLFIICIPAIIMLISVFTIPKSPRWLMLKGREKEAEDVLTKTRETEAEIKNELTEIRENLEQGEGSQKMGVVAMLGKSYFAKIIILGILLQLLQQLSGINCVIYYSTIIFEKAGFNNPSVATVACGLVNMLATLIAIFYCDKWGRKPIIYMGLILMIITLLFLGTEFMRIERGMQVHRLGQTVILGSCLVYLLAFGFSLGPLIWVICAEIFPLEARDFGLTVTTMANWIGNYFVVRFSLSFMEKWGGSTLFFFFAFFCLLGFVLIGGYTPETKGVSLEKLEINLKKGRKLRDLGCSEADA, from the coding sequence ATGGCAGTAAACACAAAGGCAAAAACAAAAGTTTTCTGGATTTGCGTGACAGCTTCCCTTGGCGGACTGCTGTTTGGTTTGGATCAGGGGTTTATCAACGGGTCTCTGGGCTTTATTCAGAAAACCTTCAATTGGACAACAGCTCAGGGTGAATCATTCGCGAGTATTATTCTGATAGGCGCGATAATCGGTGCATTCTTAAGCGGTTTTATTTCAAAAGCCATTGGACGTAAAAACACTCTTCTTTTAGCAGCACTGTTTTTTTCGATATTCACTGTCTGGGGTTCAAACACACACTCAGAGACTGTTCTTTACTTTACCAGAGTATGCCTGGGGCTTGCTGTAGGATGTGCTTCCTTCGTAGTACCGCTCTACCTTTCTGAAATTGCTCCCGCTAAACTCAGGGGCGGTTATATCTCCCTTTATCAGTTTAGTATTACTATCGGTATTTTTGCTATTTATGTAAGCAATACTTTAATAGGCAAGACTTCCACCAGCGATGATCCATGGAGACTGATGCTTTTTATTATCTGCATACCGGCTATTATAATGCTGATTTCCGTGTTTACTATTCCTAAATCTCCAAGATGGCTGATGCTCAAAGGCAGAGAAAAAGAAGCTGAAGATGTCCTTACTAAAACCAGAGAAACTGAAGCTGAGATTAAAAATGAACTGACGGAAATCAGGGAAAACCTTGAACAGGGGGAAGGTTCACAGAAGATGGGTGTGGTTGCTATGCTTGGTAAATCTTATTTTGCCAAAATAATCATTCTCGGCATCCTTCTTCAGTTACTGCAGCAACTTAGCGGGATCAACTGTGTGATTTACTATTCTACAATAATTTTCGAGAAGGCCGGATTTAATAATCCCAGTGTGGCCACAGTAGCCTGCGGGCTTGTTAATATGCTTGCTACCCTGATCGCTATTTTCTACTGTGACAAATGGGGGAGAAAACCTATTATTTATATGGGACTGATCCTGATGATTATTACGTTACTGTTTCTGGGCACTGAATTTATGAGAATTGAAAGAGGAATGCAGGTACACAGGTTAGGACAGACAGTTATACTCGGTTCCTGTCTTGTTTATCTGCTTGCATTCGGTTTCTCTTTAGGGCCGCTAATCTGGGTAATCTGCGCGGAAATATTCCCATTGGAAGCCAGAGACTTCGGTCTTACTGTTACAACAATGGCCAATTGGATCGGCAATTACTTTGTTGTCAGGTTCTCATTAAGCTTTATGGAAAAATGGGGCGGATCTACTCTGTTCTTTTTTTTCGCGTTCTTCTGCCTTCTCGGGTTTGTGCTGATAGGAGGATATACTCCTGAGACCAAAGGCGTTTCACTTGAAAAGCTTGAGATCAATCTGAAGAAAGGCAGGAAGCTTAGAGACCTTGGATGTTCTGAAGCCGACGCGTAA
- a CDS encoding solute carrier family 23 protein, translated as MASAKPDTELVYGQNDVPPAGHLILLSLQQGMLLILGTMLPVLLVKEFGGSTEMAITMVSLTMIISGVGTIIQAVRLRWIGSGYLCPNIGGPSYLALSITAVIQGGLPLMQGMLVFAGIIEMFLSRVVSRLRSLFPPLVVGMTVMMVGVSIIPMAFSNFCGSPVAGDEVIWQDIAVGCVTLMVIVGCNLWGKGQVKLYCLLIGIFVGWGVALCISPFDPVQYQMLGEVPVFAIPFKGLSQFRLAFDWSLALPFLVISICGSLKSFGNLLAAQKITRPDLEKPDMKPIAGGLMADGLSTAMAGLIGAVAVDTSSSNVGLAAATRAVSRWIGVCVVNK; from the coding sequence ATGGCATCAGCAAAACCGGATACTGAATTGGTTTACGGGCAGAATGACGTGCCGCCGGCAGGTCACCTGATCCTGTTGAGCCTTCAGCAGGGAATGTTACTGATACTCGGCACCATGCTTCCCGTGCTGTTGGTCAAGGAATTCGGCGGGTCGACGGAAATGGCCATTACTATGGTCAGCCTGACCATGATAATTTCCGGGGTAGGAACCATTATCCAGGCTGTGCGCCTGCGCTGGATTGGTTCCGGTTATCTTTGTCCGAACATTGGCGGGCCTTCATATCTGGCATTATCCATTACTGCCGTTATCCAGGGTGGTTTGCCGCTGATGCAGGGAATGCTGGTTTTTGCCGGCATTATTGAGATGTTTCTCTCAAGGGTTGTTTCACGATTGCGCTCCCTGTTCCCGCCGCTTGTGGTGGGAATGACGGTCATGATGGTAGGAGTTAGTATTATACCGATGGCTTTTTCCAACTTTTGCGGTTCGCCCGTTGCCGGTGACGAGGTTATCTGGCAGGATATCGCGGTGGGGTGTGTGACGCTGATGGTGATAGTTGGGTGCAATCTTTGGGGAAAGGGACAGGTAAAGCTTTATTGCCTGCTGATCGGTATTTTTGTCGGATGGGGGGTGGCACTTTGTATTTCTCCTTTTGATCCGGTCCAATACCAGATGCTCGGCGAAGTTCCTGTGTTCGCCATTCCATTTAAGGGGCTTTCGCAGTTTCGCCTGGCCTTCGACTGGTCGCTTGCTCTGCCTTTTCTGGTGATTTCCATTTGCGGATCGCTCAAGTCGTTCGGCAACCTGCTCGCGGCGCAGAAAATCACGCGCCCGGATCTGGAAAAACCGGACATGAAACCGATTGCGGGCGGATTGATGGCCGACGGATTAAGTACGGCGATGGCCGGTTTGATAGGAGCCGTTGCGGTTGACACTTCTTCCAGTAATGTGGGGCTTGCCGCGGCAACGCGTGCCGTGAGTCGCTGGATTGGCGTCTGTGTTGTCAACAAATAG
- a CDS encoding C69 family dipeptidase yields MKKILVAIMLLAGLMVYGQADACTITVTGKTASADGSVMVSHSDDGLNDPRLIYVPAMDHKTGALRPVFYSNCALDFKPQWGASETQRIMTRDRGPAYDTPGVPPSVPLGFIPQVSHLRLL; encoded by the coding sequence ATGAAGAAAATACTTGTAGCAATAATGTTACTTGCCGGTTTGATGGTTTACGGACAGGCGGATGCCTGCACCATCACGGTTACAGGCAAGACGGCATCGGCCGACGGATCGGTTATGGTATCCCATTCAGACGACGGCCTGAACGACCCCCGCTTGATCTACGTTCCGGCCATGGACCACAAAACCGGCGCATTGCGGCCCGTTTTCTATTCCAATTGCGCCCTGGATTTTAAACCCCAGTGGGGTGCCAGCGAGACCCAGCGGATCATGACCAGGGACCGGGGACCAGCCTATGACACGCCCGGTGTGCCGCCCAGCGTGCCCTTGGGATTCATCCCCCAGGTATCCCACCTACGCCTACTTTGA